One part of the Polyangiaceae bacterium genome encodes these proteins:
- a CDS encoding type II secretion system protein has product MIARSVSRGNSRLPTPARGKRGFTLLEVLIAVAILGLGLSVILSAQAGLFNNAARAENMSVAPELLRCKMNEVELDLLEKGYGIIDQKDSGPCCADESDKRFSCEWKVELIKLPEPSSGAFAGDAGIAGDNGGLGALSTLAQSGGGLSAATQGGQPPDLGTLASSLTEAGGNPIDGVAGIVMSMVYPQLKPMLEASIRRVTVTVVWKEGKNRRELSAVQFVTNPQQGGLDPNAAAGLEGLEDLAGGLTGNSNPSGTTGGSNPAGRNPAGNGAFTRSPSPFARPGGRP; this is encoded by the coding sequence ATGATCGCGCGCAGCGTATCCCGAGGGAACTCCAGGCTGCCGACCCCCGCGCGTGGGAAGCGGGGCTTCACGTTGCTGGAGGTGTTGATCGCCGTGGCCATTCTGGGCCTCGGGCTCAGCGTGATCCTGTCGGCGCAGGCAGGGCTCTTCAACAACGCCGCCCGCGCCGAGAACATGAGCGTCGCGCCCGAGCTCTTGCGCTGCAAGATGAACGAGGTCGAGCTCGATTTGCTGGAGAAGGGCTACGGAATCATCGACCAGAAGGACTCCGGCCCGTGCTGCGCTGACGAGAGCGACAAGCGCTTCAGCTGTGAGTGGAAGGTCGAGCTGATCAAGCTGCCGGAGCCGAGCTCTGGAGCCTTCGCGGGGGACGCGGGCATCGCCGGCGACAACGGCGGCCTCGGGGCCTTGAGCACCCTCGCGCAGTCGGGGGGAGGGCTCAGCGCCGCGACTCAAGGAGGGCAACCGCCGGACCTCGGGACGTTGGCTAGCTCGCTCACCGAAGCGGGGGGTAACCCCATCGATGGCGTGGCGGGCATCGTGATGAGCATGGTGTACCCCCAGCTCAAGCCGATGCTCGAGGCGAGTATCCGCAGGGTAACGGTCACGGTCGTGTGGAAGGAAGGCAAGAATCGCCGTGAGCTCTCCGCCGTGCAGTTCGTGACGAATCCCCAGCAGGGTGGCCTCGATCCCAACGCTGCGGCCGGGCTCGAGGGTCTGGAAGATCTCGCGGGTGGGCTCACCGGCAACAGCAACCCGTCTGGTACGACAGGCGGCAGCAATCCCGCCGGAAGAAATCCCGCCGGAAATGGT
- a CDS encoding prepilin-type N-terminal cleavage/methylation domain-containing protein, producing the protein MQRTGLTSSLGVFQGVRSAVRLRAQRKARGLTLFEVLIVVALIGILTGAVLLGTGVLGGAKMRASASLISAGIRVGLNRANSTGKPVRMVFDFESNRVILEESSGKMLLQKDDESGGAEAATEAEKAAREEAEKLIKAPRAPRPSFTPVKEFGFESDDGEPGRALESGVKLRRVQTDHDSDPRTSGRAYLYFFPGGGTERASIQLQKGKSEDDGVSILVNGLTGRTKIERGWVELEPPREDDAFGEREE; encoded by the coding sequence ATGCAACGGACTGGTCTCACCTCGTCCCTGGGTGTCTTCCAGGGGGTGAGGAGCGCGGTCCGTCTGCGTGCCCAGCGCAAGGCGCGGGGACTCACGCTCTTCGAGGTGCTGATCGTCGTCGCGTTGATCGGCATCCTGACCGGCGCAGTCCTACTGGGCACCGGCGTGCTGGGTGGCGCAAAGATGCGCGCCTCCGCTTCACTCATCTCCGCGGGGATCCGTGTCGGGTTGAACCGGGCGAACTCCACGGGCAAGCCAGTGCGCATGGTCTTCGACTTCGAGTCGAACCGGGTGATCCTCGAGGAGAGCAGCGGCAAGATGCTGCTGCAGAAGGACGATGAGAGCGGTGGCGCCGAAGCCGCGACGGAGGCCGAGAAAGCAGCGCGTGAGGAAGCAGAGAAGCTCATCAAAGCACCCCGCGCGCCGCGCCCGAGCTTCACGCCGGTCAAAGAGTTCGGCTTCGAGAGCGACGACGGCGAGCCTGGCAGGGCCCTCGAGAGCGGAGTCAAGCTGCGCCGCGTGCAGACCGATCACGACAGTGACCCGCGCACCTCGGGGCGCGCTTACCTCTACTTCTTTCCTGGTGGGGGCACCGAGAGGGCGTCCATCCAGCTACAGAAGGGTAAGTCGGAAGACGACGGGGTCAGCATCTTGGTCAACGGTCTGACGGGCCGCACGAAGATCGAGCGCGGCTGGGTCGAACTCGAGCCGCCGCGGGAAGACGACGCCTTTGGGGAGCGCGAAGAATGA
- a CDS encoding prepilin-type N-terminal cleavage/methylation domain-containing protein has translation MKTHSLLASHELRNTDLTLLERLRLAAKLRRATRADQRGVTLFEVLIVVAILAMVAGGVAVFALPKYREAQVDTARTGARTIRTAVQQWQAANNETSCPTMSQLVQEKHIDSATNTDDPWGEAYILTCVDDEVYVGSKGPDKQKGTKDDIRIPGGGQTGGDEE, from the coding sequence ATGAAGACACACAGCTTGCTCGCCTCCCACGAGCTACGAAACACCGACCTCACGCTGCTGGAGCGCCTGCGTCTCGCAGCCAAGCTCCGCAGGGCAACGCGCGCTGATCAGCGCGGCGTGACGTTGTTCGAGGTGCTCATCGTGGTCGCGATCCTCGCGATGGTCGCCGGTGGCGTCGCCGTGTTCGCGCTACCGAAGTATCGCGAAGCCCAGGTGGACACCGCGAGGACGGGTGCCCGCACGATCCGCACGGCAGTGCAGCAGTGGCAGGCAGCCAATAACGAGACGAGCTGCCCAACGATGAGCCAGCTGGTGCAGGAGAAGCACATCGACTCCGCAACCAACACCGACGATCCGTGGGGCGAGGCCTACATCCTGACCTGCGTCGACGACGAGGTGTACGTCGGCTCCAAGGGACCCGACAAGCAGAAGGGCACCAAGGACGACATTCGCATCCCAGGCGGCGGTCAGACGGGCGGCGACGAGGAGTGA
- a CDS encoding type II secretion system protein GspG, whose translation MLRRRRLLEQDIFFPWERRGGLRRRLRVHRLRRVLIVAGFLSLLVTIAVRERRRAGVRQTRATLLDTRQAVDAYLADHQGGCPPSLSDLAKYSGSQQVPRDAWGRPLRLVCPGRREGSRYELMSDGPDGLPGGLDRIE comes from the coding sequence ATGCTACGCCGTCGACGACTGCTCGAGCAGGACATCTTCTTTCCGTGGGAGAGACGGGGAGGGTTGCGTCGACGGCTGCGCGTACACCGCTTGCGGCGCGTGCTCATCGTGGCAGGTTTTCTGAGCTTGCTCGTCACCATCGCGGTGCGCGAGCGACGTCGAGCAGGGGTGCGGCAGACGCGCGCCACATTGCTCGACACACGGCAGGCGGTGGATGCCTACCTCGCCGATCACCAAGGCGGATGTCCTCCGAGTTTGAGCGACCTCGCCAAATATTCTGGTTCGCAGCAGGTGCCCCGCGATGCGTGGGGACGCCCGCTGCGTTTGGTCTGTCCGGGACGCCGAGAAGGGTCCCGCTACGAGTTGATGAGTGACGGCCCCGACGGCTTGCCCGGCGGGCTGGATCGCATCGAGTGA
- the gspF gene encoding type II secretion system inner membrane protein GspF: MAVYEYRGILVNTGKATKGYKDADNIKALRGALRREGILLTEATEEAQRKARAKKELNLLAVFQRPKTSDIAVMTRQLATLVRAGVPLVESIGALSEQVENEQLVRILTAVRESLNEGTSFAKSLGAHNKVFPPLYINMVEAGEASGTLEAVLERLADFMENQARLKGKVTGALAYPVLMAIVGTILVGFLMVAVVPKVTAIFDNLGQQLPWYTRLLIFVSDIVAGYWWLLIGLIVVGVIGFRRWKAKPEGRKKWDKFRLRVPLFGRLNLLVAVARFSRTLSTLLSSGVPLLTAMGIVKNVLENALLEEVVSNAIGSIREGESIAVPLKKSGEFPPMVTHMIAVGERSGQLEQMLENVSRAYEADVEVRVQALTSLLEPLMIVVMGGLVGFITMAILMPLIQMNDMVK; this comes from the coding sequence ATGGCCGTCTACGAGTACCGCGGCATCCTGGTCAACACCGGCAAGGCGACCAAGGGATACAAGGACGCTGACAACATCAAGGCGTTGCGCGGAGCTCTGCGCCGTGAAGGCATTCTCCTCACGGAAGCGACGGAGGAGGCTCAGCGCAAGGCTCGAGCGAAGAAGGAGCTGAACCTCCTCGCGGTGTTCCAGCGGCCGAAGACCAGCGATATCGCGGTCATGACCCGTCAGCTCGCCACGCTGGTGCGCGCCGGCGTGCCGCTGGTCGAGTCGATTGGAGCCCTCTCGGAGCAGGTCGAAAATGAGCAGCTGGTGCGTATCCTCACGGCAGTACGCGAGAGCCTGAACGAGGGCACCAGCTTCGCCAAGAGCCTCGGCGCGCACAACAAGGTGTTCCCGCCGCTCTACATCAACATGGTGGAGGCGGGTGAAGCTTCAGGCACCCTCGAGGCAGTGCTCGAGCGCCTGGCGGACTTCATGGAGAACCAGGCGCGCCTCAAGGGTAAGGTCACCGGCGCGCTGGCCTATCCCGTGCTGATGGCGATCGTTGGCACCATCCTGGTCGGCTTCTTGATGGTCGCCGTCGTGCCCAAGGTGACGGCGATCTTCGACAACCTGGGGCAGCAGCTGCCTTGGTACACCCGCCTCTTGATCTTCGTCAGCGACATCGTTGCTGGCTACTGGTGGCTCCTGATTGGGCTCATCGTGGTGGGCGTGATTGGCTTCCGGCGCTGGAAGGCCAAGCCTGAAGGGCGCAAGAAGTGGGACAAGTTCCGCCTGCGGGTGCCGCTGTTTGGGCGCTTGAACCTGCTGGTCGCCGTCGCCCGCTTCAGCCGCACGCTGTCGACGCTGCTTTCGAGCGGCGTGCCCCTGCTCACCGCCATGGGCATCGTGAAGAACGTGCTCGAGAATGCGTTGCTCGAGGAAGTGGTGTCCAACGCCATTGGTTCCATTCGCGAGGGCGAGAGCATCGCAGTGCCACTCAAGAAGAGCGGCGAGTTCCCGCCCATGGTGACCCACATGATCGCCGTGGGGGAGCGCTCCGGTCAGCTGGAGCAAATGCTGGAGAACGTCAGCCGAGCTTACGAAGCTGATGTGGAGGTTCGTGTGCAGGCGCTCACCAGCTTGCTCGAGCCCTTGATGATTGTCGTGATGGGTGGCCTCGTCGGCTTCATCACCATGGCGATCCTCATGCCGCTGATTCAGATGAACGACATGGTGAAGTGA
- the tadA gene encoding Flp pilus assembly complex ATPase component TadA produces the protein MLQRALGQVFVRRGVVTPEALELLLEQQAEKRQPLTELLVQGELASEEAVGQALAAECGLRFLPKLDIDAIDPQLAIRVPIGYSRSHRLLVVGEDEATVRVVCADPLDTDGLDDIRASFGKRVVADVAPASIIVEAINRVFERGQTNEELKSEDAAADDDEIDILDSDDDAPIIRWVNGLFSQSVRERASDIHIEPEEREVIVRFRVDGQLKVVKTASRQFMSAVVARVKIMAGLNIAEKRLPQDGRISLKIAGRGIDVRVSTIPTSRDHERIVMRLLQKTNTLLGLDELGFSERDLHLMHEIIERPNGIILVTGPTGSGKTTTLYACLNRINRPNVNILTAEDPVEYEIGGIHQVHVQPKIGLTFASAMRAFLRQDPDVIMVGEIRDLETAEIAIQASMTGHLVLSTIHTNDAASAFTRLVDMNVAPFKVRSTVIGLLAQRLVRILCDECKEPYEATPYELEQLGIDPESTERRLKRQVSNAYRAHGVNYKPPGWTGPGMPTIFRAVGCENCNNSGYIGRRGIYELLMADDKVGELVMAGSDAQTIKRAAMQNGMDSLRDDGARKVLLGRTTVEAVLAATQEDSYD, from the coding sequence ATGTTGCAGCGCGCACTAGGCCAGGTCTTCGTGCGTCGCGGCGTGGTGACGCCCGAGGCGCTCGAGTTGCTTCTCGAGCAGCAAGCGGAGAAGCGTCAGCCTCTCACGGAGCTGCTCGTACAAGGCGAGCTCGCTTCGGAAGAAGCCGTCGGCCAGGCGCTCGCCGCTGAGTGCGGGCTGCGCTTCCTGCCAAAACTCGACATCGACGCGATCGACCCGCAGCTCGCGATCCGCGTGCCCATTGGCTACTCCCGCTCTCACCGCTTGTTGGTCGTGGGGGAGGACGAAGCCACGGTGCGCGTGGTGTGTGCTGATCCGCTGGACACCGACGGGCTCGACGACATCCGCGCGTCCTTCGGCAAGCGTGTCGTGGCTGACGTCGCCCCTGCATCGATCATCGTAGAGGCGATCAACCGGGTCTTCGAGCGAGGCCAGACGAACGAAGAGCTGAAGAGCGAGGACGCGGCGGCGGATGACGACGAGATCGACATCCTCGACTCGGACGACGACGCGCCGATCATTCGCTGGGTCAACGGCTTGTTCTCCCAGTCGGTGCGTGAGCGCGCCTCAGATATCCATATCGAGCCGGAAGAGCGCGAAGTCATCGTGCGTTTCCGCGTGGATGGGCAGCTGAAGGTGGTGAAGACCGCCAGCCGCCAGTTCATGAGCGCCGTGGTCGCTCGTGTGAAGATCATGGCTGGGCTGAACATCGCTGAAAAGCGCCTGCCGCAAGACGGCCGTATCAGCCTCAAGATCGCTGGGCGCGGCATCGACGTCCGCGTTTCGACCATCCCCACGAGTCGCGATCATGAGCGCATCGTGATGCGTCTCCTGCAGAAGACGAACACGCTGCTGGGCCTCGACGAGCTCGGCTTCTCCGAGCGCGATCTGCACTTGATGCATGAGATCATCGAGCGGCCGAACGGCATCATCCTCGTCACGGGTCCCACGGGTAGCGGTAAGACGACGACGCTCTATGCGTGTCTCAACCGTATCAACCGACCCAACGTGAACATCCTCACCGCGGAGGATCCGGTCGAGTACGAGATCGGCGGCATCCATCAGGTGCACGTGCAGCCCAAGATCGGCCTCACCTTCGCGAGCGCGATGCGCGCCTTCTTGCGTCAGGACCCGGACGTCATCATGGTCGGTGAGATTCGTGACCTTGAGACCGCTGAAATCGCGATCCAAGCGTCGATGACTGGTCACTTGGTGCTCTCGACGATTCACACGAACGACGCCGCCAGCGCCTTCACGCGCTTGGTCGATATGAACGTCGCGCCGTTCAAGGTCCGCTCGACCGTTATTGGCCTCCTGGCTCAACGTCTGGTGCGCATCTTGTGTGATGAGTGCAAGGAGCCATACGAGGCGACGCCCTATGAGCTCGAGCAGCTCGGCATCGATCCCGAGTCGACGGAGCGGCGCCTGAAGCGCCAGGTGAGCAACGCCTACCGGGCGCATGGTGTGAACTACAAACCGCCAGGCTGGACCGGTCCCGGCATGCCCACGATTTTCCGCGCGGTTGGCTGTGAGAACTGCAACAACAGCGGCTACATCGGTCGGCGCGGCATCTACGAGCTGTTGATGGCCGACGACAAGGTCGGTGAGCTGGTGATGGCCGGCTCTGACGCGCAGACAATCAAGCGTGCCGCGATGCAAAACGGCATGGACTCCCTGCGTGACGACGGCGCGCGCAAGGTGCTGCTCGGACGCACCACGGTGGAAGCCGTCCTCGCCGCAACCCAAGAGGACTCCTACGACTGA
- the gspD gene encoding type II secretion system secretin GspD: MRSAAKFASTLTGLGLALCLMSPEASAQIRAQKKPAARATPPTAAPKTADDPPGAAPAPPKSMDSIAKAVETEYRPKGMGHMVKFNLQDADLAELVNHISGMTGKRFIYGSKVRQIKATVVSPTPVTLAEAYEAFLSILEANGMTVVPHGRFLKIVDTGNISSQATPIFSRGAPVAGTDGYLTRLYRLQHVSADDVAQLLQKFKSKEGDISTFSAGQLLIITDTGSNVRRMIRIIEEVDVGGSGTKMWIEPVHYGAATDLAKQINDIFELSGQAGGAGGSGAAGGLSKVVADEQTNALVIVGTEDSYLRLLEFMKRLDTAPAAEGKIHVLPLQHAVADELAQTLTQMLSGTAAAQAGARGRAPAAPAGGAGTGEGSFEGEVRVTADSPTNSLIITSSGRDYAQLRLVIQQLDMPRRQVFIEAAIMDLSISRGTTLGINYHGGTTFTTKDQDDSLLFGGLNPINSIVLTPDQLQGFAVGVRGPELDGTSNILGTGVSIPAFGVVLNALATSGDTNVLATPHIIATDNTPAEINIGENIPLQTNIGGGGLNLGSLGALAGGNAGALGALGGLGGLGGFSSPRQDVGTKIKITPHINDSDQVRLEIEAEDSSPGAAAGSLGAVSITQRTANTTLVVRDQETVVIGGLMKDSEQTTKTKVPVLGDLPVLGFLFRRTETQKRKSNLLLVLTPHIIHDSRDLRTIFQRKMQERQEFLDRYFVFGDSDWTPPRDWTRTNGLVEDIRQSYREAEERRQLEAQLEAPKDKPKHEPSEPIDMPQVIKSGGGSKSAPAATPQRRRTPRRTPRRANPRSGALETPIQINPMTRSVAQAPESGGRVTAERTE, encoded by the coding sequence ATGCGAAGCGCCGCGAAATTCGCCTCCACCCTGACCGGACTCGGCTTGGCCCTGTGCCTGATGAGCCCTGAGGCTTCTGCGCAGATCCGCGCACAGAAGAAGCCTGCTGCGCGCGCCACGCCTCCGACCGCCGCACCGAAGACTGCCGACGATCCTCCGGGAGCCGCACCTGCGCCGCCGAAGTCCATGGACTCAATCGCGAAGGCCGTGGAGACCGAATACCGGCCCAAGGGCATGGGGCATATGGTGAAGTTCAACCTGCAGGACGCGGACCTCGCGGAGCTGGTGAACCACATCAGCGGCATGACCGGGAAGCGCTTCATCTACGGCTCCAAGGTTCGGCAGATCAAAGCCACCGTGGTGTCCCCCACACCGGTGACCTTGGCTGAGGCGTATGAGGCGTTCCTCAGCATCCTCGAAGCCAACGGCATGACGGTGGTGCCTCATGGGCGCTTCCTGAAGATCGTGGACACCGGCAACATCTCGAGCCAGGCGACCCCGATCTTCTCCCGTGGGGCGCCCGTCGCGGGCACCGATGGCTACCTGACGCGGCTCTACCGCCTGCAGCACGTGTCGGCTGACGACGTCGCCCAGCTGCTCCAGAAATTCAAAAGCAAGGAAGGTGATATCTCCACCTTTTCCGCGGGGCAATTGCTGATCATCACGGACACCGGTTCGAACGTGCGGCGCATGATCCGCATCATCGAAGAAGTCGACGTCGGTGGCTCTGGTACCAAGATGTGGATTGAGCCCGTTCACTACGGCGCTGCCACGGACTTGGCGAAACAGATCAACGACATCTTCGAGCTGTCTGGCCAAGCTGGCGGAGCTGGTGGCAGCGGAGCCGCTGGCGGCCTCTCGAAGGTCGTGGCTGATGAGCAAACCAACGCGCTGGTAATCGTCGGTACGGAAGACTCGTACCTGCGCTTACTGGAGTTCATGAAGCGCCTCGACACCGCGCCGGCAGCCGAAGGCAAGATCCACGTGCTCCCGCTTCAGCACGCCGTAGCCGACGAGCTCGCTCAGACGCTCACTCAGATGCTCAGCGGGACCGCCGCAGCGCAGGCTGGCGCTCGCGGGCGGGCTCCGGCGGCGCCCGCTGGCGGCGCCGGTACGGGTGAAGGTTCCTTCGAGGGTGAGGTTCGCGTCACTGCCGACTCGCCGACCAACTCGCTCATCATCACCTCCAGCGGCCGAGACTACGCTCAGCTGCGGCTGGTGATTCAGCAGCTCGACATGCCGCGCCGCCAGGTGTTCATCGAGGCGGCGATCATGGACCTGTCGATTTCGCGCGGAACCACTCTTGGTATCAACTACCACGGCGGCACCACCTTCACGACGAAGGACCAAGACGACAGCCTGCTGTTCGGCGGCTTGAATCCGATCAACTCGATCGTGCTCACCCCGGATCAGCTGCAAGGCTTCGCTGTTGGCGTGCGCGGTCCAGAGCTCGATGGCACGTCCAACATCCTCGGCACGGGCGTCAGCATCCCGGCGTTCGGCGTGGTGCTCAACGCTCTGGCGACCAGCGGCGACACCAATGTGCTCGCCACCCCGCACATCATCGCGACGGACAACACACCTGCGGAGATCAACATCGGGGAGAACATCCCGCTGCAGACGAACATTGGTGGCGGTGGCTTGAACCTCGGCAGCCTGGGGGCGTTGGCTGGAGGTAACGCGGGTGCGCTCGGTGCGCTCGGTGGCCTTGGTGGCCTGGGCGGCTTCTCCAGCCCCCGCCAAGACGTCGGTACCAAGATCAAGATCACGCCGCACATCAACGACTCCGACCAGGTGCGCCTGGAGATCGAGGCGGAAGACAGCTCCCCGGGTGCGGCTGCGGGTTCTCTCGGCGCCGTCAGCATCACCCAGCGTACGGCGAACACCACCTTGGTCGTGCGCGACCAGGAGACGGTGGTCATCGGCGGCTTGATGAAGGACTCCGAGCAGACCACGAAGACCAAGGTGCCGGTGCTCGGCGACTTGCCGGTGCTCGGCTTCCTATTCCGCCGCACGGAAACGCAGAAGCGTAAGAGCAACCTGCTCTTGGTGCTCACGCCTCACATCATCCACGACTCCCGGGATCTACGGACGATCTTCCAGCGCAAGATGCAGGAGCGGCAGGAGTTCCTGGATCGCTACTTCGTGTTCGGCGACTCGGACTGGACACCGCCCCGCGACTGGACGCGCACCAACGGACTGGTCGAAGACATCCGTCAGTCGTACCGCGAGGCAGAGGAGCGGCGGCAGCTCGAGGCTCAACTCGAGGCCCCGAAGGACAAGCCCAAGCACGAGCCGTCGGAGCCCATCGACATGCCCCAGGTGATCAAGAGTGGGGGCGGGAGCAAATCAGCACCTGCGGCAACGCCGCAACGGCGCCGTACGCCGCGCCGCACGCCGCGCCGCGCCAATCCCCGCAGCGGGGCCTTGGAGACGCCGATCCAGATCAACCCCATGACTCGCAGCGTCGCCCAGGCCCCCGAGAGCGGCGGCCGCGTCACTGCGGAGCGCACGGAGTAA
- a CDS encoding general secretion pathway protein GspC, which produces MPIDTLLKKYFSGVVLALLATAAYFQAAGSSDLLGSWLFGSDAEALALLPPKNPDLAGLNKSGAKVASADPILHRNPFDSVTGPLDRLPEPEETDEPSGPINTDPLTAPACDGVTVTIITESPDPLWSFAALRGPSDPAAVVRRVGDQVADKTVAYIGRNPVEKSPSVWMESGSSLCQVLLFSSEEKPAAAPRAKPTRAKTDKKSGANTVPSDIADKIKKVSDNEFEVDRSVVDKVLENQAALMRSARIVPEQKDGKVVGIRMFGIRKDTLLGTLGFQNGDRLENINGFDMTSPEKALEAYARLRTAGNLKVQITRRGKPVTVDFRIK; this is translated from the coding sequence ATGCCCATCGACACCCTCCTGAAGAAGTACTTCTCCGGCGTGGTCCTCGCCTTGCTGGCCACGGCTGCGTACTTCCAAGCGGCGGGGTCTTCCGACCTGCTGGGAAGTTGGCTCTTCGGTTCGGACGCTGAGGCGTTGGCGCTCCTCCCCCCCAAGAATCCGGATCTCGCCGGGCTCAACAAGAGCGGCGCGAAGGTAGCGAGCGCGGATCCGATTCTGCACAGAAATCCCTTCGACTCCGTCACGGGTCCACTAGACCGTCTGCCAGAGCCCGAAGAAACGGACGAGCCCAGCGGGCCCATCAACACGGACCCGCTGACCGCACCAGCCTGCGACGGCGTGACCGTGACGATCATCACGGAGTCCCCTGATCCGCTCTGGTCTTTCGCTGCATTGCGCGGCCCTTCAGATCCCGCAGCCGTGGTGCGGAGGGTAGGCGATCAAGTCGCTGACAAGACCGTGGCCTACATCGGACGAAACCCCGTCGAGAAGAGCCCTTCGGTGTGGATGGAGTCGGGTAGCTCACTCTGTCAGGTGCTGCTGTTCAGCTCGGAAGAGAAGCCCGCCGCGGCTCCCCGCGCCAAGCCGACCCGGGCGAAGACCGACAAGAAGAGCGGCGCGAACACGGTTCCCTCCGACATCGCGGATAAGATCAAGAAGGTGTCGGACAACGAGTTCGAAGTCGATCGCTCAGTCGTCGACAAGGTGCTCGAGAACCAGGCCGCGTTGATGCGCTCTGCTCGCATCGTTCCCGAGCAAAAGGACGGGAAGGTCGTAGGCATCCGCATGTTTGGTATCCGTAAGGATACGCTGCTCGGGACGCTCGGCTTCCAGAACGGTGACCGTCTCGAGAACATCAACGGCTTCGACATGACCTCCCCGGAGAAGGCGCTCGAGGCCTACGCAAGGCTGCGCACCGCCGGGAACCTCAAGGTGCAAATCACTCGTCGCGGCAAGCCCGTGACCGTGGACTTCCGCATCAAGTAA
- a CDS encoding sigma-54-dependent Fis family transcriptional regulator, which translates to MTDSVATLTPVPASEAPAPGPLAEDLTVLVVDDEPSNLASLRKIFERDQMRVFTAENAKAALEVARHHRVQVVLTDLMMPGTSGVDLLKALKELSPDTEVVLMTAYGTVETAVQAMREGAYDFVEKPLKRMQIVKTVRKAAERFSLVAENRSLRKEIELLTTREIVGQSGALRRVLEIATQAAPSMATVLVLGESGTGKELIARYIHTKSQRSSGPFVAVNCAAIPESILEAELFGHERGAFTGAVGKREGRFARARGGTLFLDEIGELTPQVQVKILRVLQEGEYEPVGGEMVRADVRIVAATNRDLTAEVEAGRFREDLFYRLNVIAVTAPPLRARREDIPLLVDHFLGVYCKKNGRSRLALSREALAKLLDYEWPGNVRELENVIERAAVLARGDTLGLGDLPDAVAQAAPRAPDSLEFPIGTPLEEVEQRLIRATLKHTSGDKRLAAQLLGISTRTIYRKLGEG; encoded by the coding sequence ATGACTGACAGCGTGGCAACCCTGACTCCGGTTCCAGCCTCTGAAGCTCCAGCCCCGGGCCCTCTCGCGGAGGATTTGACGGTGCTCGTCGTCGACGACGAGCCTTCGAACCTGGCGAGCCTGCGCAAGATCTTCGAGCGCGATCAGATGCGGGTGTTCACCGCGGAGAACGCAAAGGCCGCGCTGGAGGTGGCGAGGCACCACCGGGTTCAAGTGGTGCTCACCGACTTGATGATGCCAGGGACCAGTGGCGTGGATCTGCTCAAGGCGCTCAAGGAGCTCTCGCCCGACACCGAGGTCGTGCTGATGACGGCTTACGGCACCGTCGAGACCGCGGTGCAAGCGATGCGTGAGGGGGCTTACGACTTCGTGGAGAAGCCGCTCAAGCGCATGCAAATCGTCAAGACTGTGCGCAAAGCCGCTGAGCGCTTCAGCTTGGTAGCGGAGAACCGCTCGCTGCGTAAAGAGATCGAGCTACTTACCACGCGGGAAATCGTTGGGCAAAGCGGCGCTCTGCGGCGCGTGCTGGAGATCGCTACTCAGGCAGCGCCTTCAATGGCAACGGTACTCGTGCTGGGGGAAAGCGGCACAGGCAAGGAGCTGATCGCCCGCTACATTCACACCAAGAGTCAGCGCTCGAGCGGACCGTTCGTCGCCGTGAACTGCGCGGCGATCCCCGAATCGATCTTGGAGGCTGAGCTGTTTGGGCATGAGCGTGGAGCCTTTACTGGTGCCGTAGGGAAGCGGGAAGGGCGCTTTGCTCGCGCTCGGGGAGGGACGCTGTTTCTCGACGAGATCGGCGAGCTGACGCCCCAGGTTCAGGTGAAGATCCTGCGTGTGCTGCAAGAGGGTGAGTACGAACCGGTCGGCGGTGAGATGGTGCGAGCCGACGTCCGCATCGTGGCGGCGACCAACCGCGACCTCACCGCGGAGGTCGAGGCGGGGCGTTTCCGTGAGGACCTGTTCTACCGGCTCAACGTAATCGCCGTCACGGCGCCACCCTTGCGCGCTCGCCGGGAAGACATCCCGCTCCTGGTCGATCACTTCCTCGGTGTCTACTGCAAGAAGAACGGCCGCTCCCGGCTCGCGCTCTCCCGAGAGGCGCTTGCGAAGCTCCTCGACTACGAGTGGCCCGGCAATGTGCGTGAACTCGAGAACGTGATCGAGCGCGCCGCGGTGCTTGCTCGCGGTGACACCTTGGGGCTCGGCGACCTGCCGGACGCCGTCGCCCAGGCAGCGCCTCGCGCTCCAGACAGCCTCGAGTTCCCCATCGGCACTCCCCTCGAGGAGGTGGAGCAGCGGCTGATCCGCGCGACCCTCAAACACACGTCCGGGGACAAGCGCCTGGCCGCGCAACTGCTGGGGATCTCGACGCGGACTATCTACCGCAAGCTGGGGGAGGGCTGA